A section of the Roseivirga sp. BDSF3-8 genome encodes:
- a CDS encoding pyruvate carboxylase translates to MTEELKKIDKLLVANRGEIAIRILRAASELRINTVAMYTYEDRYSLHRYKADEAYQIGRDDDPLKPYLDIEEIISVAKRNGIDAIHPGYGFLSENTRFAQRCREEGIVFVGPVPEVMQRLGDKVMAKEVAIEANVPVIEDSKEKLTTYEIAQKEANRIGYPIMIKAASGGGGRGMRVVKNDQELKNGYSEARKEAEKAFGDSTVFLEKFIDSPKHIEVQIMGDNYGNIVHLYERDCSVQRRFQKVVEVAPCATLSQEAKDRIYEYALSIARSVNYNNVGTVEFLVDKDENIYFIEVNPRIQVEHTITEEVTGIDIVRSQILIARGHALTDPRIFINSQEDVKCNGFAIQCRITTEDPENNFRPDYGTIIAYRNAGGFGIRLDEGSSYPGVTISPFFDSMLVKISASGRTLKGASQRLHRALREFRIRGVKTNIGFLENVISNPVFYNGEATVKFIDNHPDLFSISPKLDRGTRMLRYLADVSVNGNPDVAGKVEPGRTFRTPKVPDFDRFGEYPKGTRDKLKELGRDGFINWLKESRQIQYTDTTFRDAHQSLLATRVRTIDMMKVAEGFAKNHPKTFSMEVWGGATFDVAMRFLHESPWKRLAMLREAIPNILFQMLLRGSNGVGYKAYPDNLIENFIEKAAETGIDIFRIFDSLNWVENMKVSIRTVRERTDALAEAAICYTGELSDKNNTKYTLQYYLDLARQLEDEGAHILAIKDMAGLLKPYAAQVLVSELKKAVDIPIHLHTHDTSSVQSATYLQAIEAGVDVVDVALSSLSGLTSQPNFNSVVAFMQGSKRETPFNLQSLNDYANYWLDVREYYYPFESELKAGTAEVYDHEIPGGQYSNLRPQARGLGLEHKFEEIKRNYAIVNKMFGDIVKVTPSSKVVGDMAMFMTSNGLTEQDIYKKGQSLSFPDSVVDMFRGNLGQPPGGWPEKLSDIILKNEKPFTDRPNAHLEPVDFDKEFEAFEKEFERTNFLDFLSYKLYPRVFRQYHEHFMRYGEVMNLPTPAFFYGLKNNEEVLVEIGPGKSIIVKMLYSSEPDEEGMRTVSFELNGQTRRIRVRDNTFQVTKALHRKAKDTGEVGSPLQGRIASILVQKGDAVQEGAALFTIEAMKMESTVTSPVSGTVEEIVLTEGEMVEQDDLVIAVG, encoded by the coding sequence ATGACCGAAGAGCTCAAGAAAATTGATAAGCTGCTGGTGGCGAACCGGGGCGAGATTGCCATCCGGATCCTTCGCGCAGCTTCCGAACTCCGGATTAACACCGTTGCGATGTATACCTACGAGGACCGCTACAGTCTGCACCGCTATAAGGCGGATGAGGCTTACCAGATCGGTCGCGATGATGACCCGCTAAAGCCTTACCTGGACATAGAGGAGATCATCAGTGTGGCCAAGCGGAACGGCATCGACGCGATACACCCGGGATACGGCTTTTTGTCTGAAAACACCCGCTTTGCACAGCGCTGCCGTGAGGAAGGTATCGTATTCGTAGGGCCTGTACCGGAAGTGATGCAGCGCCTGGGCGATAAGGTAATGGCCAAGGAGGTGGCGATAGAGGCGAATGTGCCGGTGATAGAGGACAGCAAAGAGAAGCTGACTACTTATGAGATCGCACAGAAGGAGGCTAACCGGATAGGTTACCCGATCATGATCAAGGCAGCCTCCGGCGGCGGCGGTCGTGGTATGCGTGTGGTAAAAAATGACCAGGAGCTTAAAAATGGCTACTCGGAAGCGCGTAAGGAGGCGGAAAAGGCCTTTGGTGACAGTACGGTATTCCTGGAGAAGTTCATTGACTCACCCAAGCACATAGAGGTGCAGATCATGGGTGATAACTACGGCAATATTGTGCACCTGTATGAGCGCGACTGTTCTGTACAGCGCCGCTTTCAGAAGGTGGTGGAGGTAGCGCCCTGTGCTACCCTGAGCCAGGAAGCCAAAGACAGGATATACGAATATGCGCTTTCCATAGCCCGCAGTGTAAACTACAATAACGTAGGTACGGTGGAGTTCCTGGTGGATAAGGATGAGAACATCTACTTTATAGAAGTAAACCCCCGGATACAGGTAGAGCACACGATCACGGAGGAGGTGACGGGCATAGACATTGTACGCTCACAGATACTGATCGCGCGCGGGCATGCTCTTACGGACCCCCGGATCTTTATCAATAGCCAGGAGGATGTGAAGTGTAACGGCTTTGCGATACAGTGCCGGATTACTACGGAAGATCCGGAGAATAATTTCCGGCCGGATTACGGTACCATCATTGCCTACCGGAATGCGGGTGGCTTCGGTATCCGACTGGACGAGGGTAGTAGTTACCCTGGCGTAACGATCTCGCCTTTCTTTGACTCTATGCTGGTGAAGATCAGCGCGAGCGGCCGTACGCTGAAGGGGGCGAGCCAGCGGCTGCACCGTGCGCTGCGTGAGTTCAGGATCAGGGGAGTGAAAACGAATATCGGCTTCCTGGAGAATGTGATCTCGAACCCGGTATTTTATAATGGTGAGGCTACGGTGAAGTTCATCGATAATCACCCGGACCTGTTCAGTATTTCGCCTAAGCTGGACCGCGGTACGCGTATGCTGCGCTACCTGGCGGATGTATCGGTAAACGGGAACCCTGATGTGGCGGGCAAGGTGGAGCCTGGGCGTACTTTCAGAACGCCTAAGGTGCCTGACTTTGACCGTTTTGGTGAATACCCGAAAGGTACGCGTGACAAGCTGAAGGAGCTGGGCCGCGATGGCTTTATCAACTGGCTGAAGGAAAGTCGTCAGATTCAGTATACGGATACGACCTTCCGCGATGCGCACCAGAGCCTGCTGGCTACGCGGGTACGTACGATCGATATGATGAAGGTGGCGGAAGGGTTTGCGAAAAACCACCCGAAGACCTTTAGTATGGAGGTATGGGGGGGCGCTACTTTTGATGTGGCTATGCGCTTCCTGCATGAAAGCCCCTGGAAACGGCTGGCGATGCTGCGGGAGGCTATTCCTAATATCCTCTTCCAGATGCTGCTTCGCGGCTCTAACGGGGTGGGGTATAAGGCATACCCTGATAACCTGATTGAGAACTTCATTGAAAAGGCGGCGGAAACGGGCATCGATATCTTCCGCATATTCGACTCGCTGAACTGGGTGGAGAATATGAAGGTGAGTATCCGCACGGTACGCGAGCGGACGGACGCCCTGGCGGAGGCGGCTATATGCTATACAGGCGAGCTTAGCGACAAGAACAATACAAAGTATACGCTGCAGTACTACCTGGACCTGGCGCGCCAGCTGGAGGATGAGGGTGCGCACATCCTGGCGATTAAAGACATGGCGGGTCTGCTGAAGCCTTACGCGGCGCAAGTGCTGGTGAGCGAACTGAAGAAGGCGGTGGATATACCGATCCACCTGCATACGCATGACACGAGCAGCGTACAGTCTGCTACTTACCTGCAGGCGATAGAGGCTGGCGTGGATGTGGTGGATGTGGCGCTTAGCTCACTCAGTGGCCTTACCTCACAGCCTAACTTTAACTCGGTAGTGGCTTTTATGCAGGGGAGTAAGCGCGAGACGCCTTTTAACCTGCAGAGCCTGAATGACTATGCAAACTACTGGCTGGACGTACGTGAGTACTACTATCCGTTTGAGAGTGAGCTGAAAGCCGGCACGGCGGAGGTGTATGACCATGAGATTCCCGGCGGGCAGTACTCTAACCTGCGGCCGCAGGCACGTGGCCTCGGGCTTGAGCATAAGTTTGAGGAGATCAAGCGGAACTACGCCATCGTGAATAAGATGTTTGGTGACATAGTCAAGGTAACGCCCAGCTCTAAGGTGGTGGGGGACATGGCCATGTTCATGACCTCTAACGGTCTTACCGAGCAGGATATTTATAAGAAGGGACAAAGCCTGAGCTTTCCTGATAGCGTAGTGGACATGTTCCGTGGCAACCTGGGACAGCCTCCGGGCGGATGGCCAGAGAAGCTGAGCGATATCATTCTGAAGAATGAGAAGCCTTTTACGGACCGCCCCAATGCGCACCTGGAACCTGTGGATTTCGACAAGGAATTTGAAGCGTTTGAGAAGGAGTTTGAGCGGACTAACTTCCTTGACTTCCTGAGCTACAAGCTCTACCCAAGGGTATTCCGCCAATACCATGAGCACTTTATGCGCTACGGTGAGGTGATGAATCTGCCGACGCCTGCCTTCTTCTACGGCCTTAAAAACAATGAAGAGGTGCTGGTGGAAATAGGCCCTGGTAAGTCTATCATCGTAAAGATGCTGTACAGTAGTGAGCCTGATGAGGAGGGTATGCGTACGGTATCCTTTGAGCTGAATGGCCAGACGCGCCGTATCAGGGTAAGAGATAATACCTTCCAGGTAACCAAGGCCCTGCACCGTAAGGCTAAGGATACGGGCGAAGTAGGCTCACCGCTGCAGGGACGTATTGCCAGTATACTGGTACAAAAAGGCGACGCGGTACAGGAAGGAGCGGCCCTGTTTACTATTGAAGCGATGAAGATGGAAAGTACGGTGACCTCACCGGTAAGTGGTACGGTAGAGGAGATCGTGCTTACGGAAGGGGAAATGGTGGAGCAGGATGACCTAGTAATTGCCGTTGGGTAG
- a CDS encoding RNA polymerase sigma factor, whose amino-acid sequence MSAEFYEEYIENNRAIIYKICRAYARSEADFQDLFQEVCLQLWKSRDRFDNSSKLSTWIYRVTLNTCLTMTRHERREPAKVAVRETDVVTGPAEPDEESLRLEALYAALKKLSEADRAVILLYLEEKSYKEIAEILGISLSNVGVKINRIKTKLTELITNG is encoded by the coding sequence ATGTCAGCAGAATTTTACGAAGAGTATATAGAGAACAACCGCGCCATTATTTATAAGATATGCCGTGCCTATGCCCGTAGCGAGGCGGACTTCCAGGACTTGTTTCAGGAGGTGTGCCTGCAGCTATGGAAAAGCCGCGACCGCTTTGATAACAGCAGTAAACTGAGCACGTGGATATATCGGGTGACGCTGAATACCTGCCTTACGATGACCCGCCATGAGAGGAGGGAGCCGGCTAAGGTAGCGGTGAGGGAGACTGACGTGGTAACCGGTCCGGCGGAGCCGGATGAGGAGAGCCTGCGGCTGGAGGCGCTCTACGCCGCTCTGAAGAAGCTGTCCGAAGCGGACCGGGCTGTTATCCTTCTGTACCTGGAAGAAAAAAGCTACAAGGAGATAGCGGAAATACTGGGTATAAGCCTGAGCAATGTAGGGGTGAAGATAAACCGTATCAAAACGAAACTGACGGAACTGATCACTAATGGATAA